The Dioscorea cayenensis subsp. rotundata cultivar TDr96_F1 chromosome 19, TDr96_F1_v2_PseudoChromosome.rev07_lg8_w22 25.fasta, whole genome shotgun sequence genome includes a window with the following:
- the LOC120250596 gene encoding pentatricopeptide repeat-containing protein At2g20710, mitochondrial produces the protein MNPFRSSIRSRLSTATAAAAVESRPPGWPDSLYTRVVLVSNPKVSVVPVLEKWINEGKQVSKADLQWMVKQMRNFRRYAHALQISMWMSDRRYFPLTPGDYADRLYLISKLQGLEHAENYFNNISVQMKAYQTYGTLLNCYAEEKNVEKAEAIFQKMKELKILTSFSFNAMMKLYSNTSRLEKVKSIFREMQKKGIPADCFTNSILMEAYVAASDTDGIDKLLQKLKHPNAAKSWHVYAVAAKGYAKAMLVDEALKALKKSEELVPQKKGRVAYGFLLTVCAEMGSKDDLYKVWHKYKSSEKQCNSMFMCMISALLKLDDIEGAETILKEWESQTSFYDFRVPNLLIAAYCKNGLLGKAESLLNESLKTGRTPFANSWERLANGCFEDDQTSKAVEFMKKALVAGQQHEWKPSPVNITSSLEYFKDQKNVEGAEEFVKLVRFLAPLTREIYNCLLEVYLAAGKPVLDVLKRMEDDGFNADKETHGVRRNENLQKL, from the exons ATGAATCCCTTTCGTTCCAGCATACGCTCTCGCCTGTCGACGGCGACGGCTGCGGCGGCGGTGGAGAGCCGGCCGCCGGGATGGCCCGACTCGCTGTACACACGAGTGGTGCTGGTGTCTAACCCCAAGGTCTCGGTCGTTCCCGTCCTTGAGAAATGGATCAACGAGGGCAAGCAAGTCTCTAAGGCTGATCTCCAATGGATGGTGAAGCAGATGCGAAACTTTCGCCGCTACGCCCACGCCCTTCAG ATCTCCATGTGGATGAGTGACCGAAGATATTTCCCACTCACACCAGGTGATTATGCAGATCGACTTTATTTGATCAGTAAACTTCAGGGCTTAGAACATGCTGAGAACTATTTCAATAATATTTCCGTGCAAATGAAAGCCTATCAGACATACGGTACCCTTCTCAACTGCTATgcagaagaaaaaaatgttgagaAAGCTGAGGCTATCTTTCAGAAGATGAAGGAATTGAAAATACTCACATCTTTCTCCTTCAATGCAATGATGAAGCTCTATTCCAACACTAGTCGACTTGAAAAAGTAAAATCTATATTCAGAGAAATGCAAAAGAAGGGTATTCCTGCTGATTGTTTCACAAATAGCATTTTAATGGAGGCGTATGTCGCTGCTTCAGACACTGACGGCATCGACAAACTTTTGCAAAAGTTAAAGCATCCTAATGCTGCAAAGAGTTGGCATGTCTATGCAGTTGCAGCTAAAGGTTATGCAAAAGCTATGCTTGTTGATGAGGCTTTAAAAGCATTAAAGAAATCAGAAGAACTAGTCCCTCAGAAAAAGGGCAGGGTTGCGTATGGGTTTCTGCTAACAGTCTGTGCCGAAATGGGAAGTAAAGATGATCTCTACAAAGTATGGCATAAGTATAAATCATCTGAGAAGCAGTGTAACTCGATGTTCATGTGCATGATTAGTGCATTACTGAAGCTAGATGATATTGAGGGTGCTGAGACGATTTTGAAGGAATGGGAATCACAGACCTCTTTCTATGATTTTCGAGTGCCCAATCTGCTAATTGCAGCTTATTGCAAGAATGGTCTTTTAGGCAAGGCAGAATCTTTACTGAATGAGTCTCTGAAGACTGGAAGGACACCATTTGCGAATTCATGGGAGAGGTTAGCAAATGGGTGTTTCGAAGATGATCAGACCTCAAAGGCAGTGGAATTCATGAAGAAGGCTTTGGTGGCAGGACAACAACATGAATGGAAACCAAGTCCCGTAAACATTACTTCTAGTCTGGAGTACTTCAAGGATCAAAAGAATGTGGAAGGTGCAGAAGAGTTTGTAAAGTTAGTACGATTTTTGGCCCCTCTGACACGAGAAATTTACAACTGTTTACTAGAGGTTTACTTGGCAGCTGGGAAACCAGTCTTAGATGTACTCAAGCGGATGGAAGATGATGGTTTTAATGCAGATAAAGAAACACATGGAGTTCGCAGAAATGAAAATCTGCAAAAGTTATAA